A window of Patescibacteria group bacterium contains these coding sequences:
- a CDS encoding methyltransferase domain-containing protein has protein sequence MKLSTGCALLDPKAVLAEAGLSVGASYADFGAGTLGHFVFPASEMVGKDGRVWAVDILKGALAGVESRMKLEGMSNVTTVWGDIERLHGVSIPDAAADLLSIVNIASLIKKSPDVLKEVKRVLKRGGTFLVVDWDKAGASFGPPAARRLSAEELVPIVTSAGFVQHKSFRAGPHHWGLVFKAA, from the coding sequence ATGAAACTCTCCACCGGCTGTGCGCTCCTCGACCCGAAAGCCGTCCTTGCCGAGGCGGGGTTGTCCGTCGGCGCCTCGTACGCCGACTTCGGCGCGGGCACGCTCGGGCATTTCGTGTTCCCGGCCTCGGAGATGGTGGGGAAGGACGGCCGCGTGTGGGCCGTGGACATCCTGAAGGGCGCGCTCGCCGGCGTGGAGAGCCGGATGAAGCTCGAGGGGATGAGCAACGTGACCACGGTGTGGGGCGACATCGAACGGCTGCACGGCGTATCCATCCCGGACGCCGCCGCCGACCTGCTGTCCATCGTGAACATCGCCTCGCTCATCAAGAAGAGCCCGGACGTGCTCAAGGAGGTGAAGCGCGTGCTCAAGCGTGGCGGCACCTTCCTCGTGGTGGATTGGGACAAGGCCGGCGCCTCGTTCGGCCCGCCCGCCGCGAGGCGCCTGAGCGCCGAGGAGCTCGTCCCGATCGTCACGTCCGCCGGGTTCGTGCAGCACAAGTCGTTCCGCGCCGGCCCGCACCATTGGGGCCTCGTGTTCAAGGCGGCATAA
- a CDS encoding peptide chain release factor 2 (programmed frameshift) — translation MKDLIRQIEALRERVLRTWGLLDLDTVKTEVKALEAEMESADFWSDQEHARKVGKRAADLRGEVGSWESFLKEISDLKDVAELADADPSTSSGQGGMRDEIAASLKGFEERFAKMEFAVLFSGPYDGSNAILSIHAGSGGTEANDWSAMLFRMYMRFAEAKGFEVDVLDESRGDVGFKSITFRITGRHAYGYLKSEHGVHRLVRISPFDAEKMRHTTFALVEAVPELDELPDIKIDEKDLRIDTFMSGGKGGQSVNTTYSAVRIVHVPTGITVQCQNERSQKQNRETAMKILMGKLVARQEEERRAKEAGLRGDYQSAEWGNQIRSYVLHPYKLVKDHRTGYETSDAEGVLNGELEPFMEAYLQLELKGGRG, via the exons ATGAAAGACCTCATCCGCCAGATCGAAGCCCTCCGCGAGCGCGTCCTGCGCACGTGGGGGTTGCTT GACCTCGATACGGTCAAGACGGAGGTGAAGGCGCTCGAAGCCGAGATGGAATCGGCGGATTTTTGGAGCGACCAGGAGCACGCGCGCAAGGTGGGCAAGCGCGCGGCGGACCTGCGGGGCGAAGTGGGATCCTGGGAGTCCTTCTTGAAGGAGATTTCCGACCTGAAGGACGTCGCGGAGCTCGCCGACGCGGACCCTTCGACGAGCTCAGGGCAGGGGGGGATGCGCGACGAGATCGCCGCGTCACTCAAGGGGTTCGAGGAGCGGTTCGCCAAGATGGAGTTCGCCGTGCTGTTCTCCGGGCCCTACGACGGCAGCAACGCCATCCTGTCCATCCATGCCGGCTCCGGCGGCACCGAGGCGAACGATTGGAGCGCGATGCTGTTCCGCATGTACATGCGTTTCGCCGAAGCCAAGGGCTTCGAGGTGGACGTGCTCGACGAGAGCCGGGGCGACGTCGGCTTCAAGAGCATCACCTTCCGCATCACGGGCCGGCACGCGTACGGCTACCTCAAGTCCGAGCACGGCGTGCACCGCCTCGTGCGCATTTCCCCGTTCGACGCCGAGAAGATGCGCCACACCACCTTCGCGCTCGTCGAGGCCGTGCCGGAGCTCGACGAGCTGCCCGACATCAAGATCGACGAGAAGGACCTGCGCATCGACACGTTCATGTCGGGAGGGAAGGGCGGCCAGAGCGTGAACACCACGTACTCCGCGGTGCGCATCGTGCACGTCCCGACCGGCATCACGGTGCAGTGCCAGAACGAGCGCAGCCAGAAGCAGAACCGCGAGACCGCCATGAAGATCCTGATGGGAAAGCTCGTGGCCAGGCAGGAGGAAGAGCGCCGGGCCAAGGAGGCGGGGCTGCGCGGCGACTACCAGAGCGCGGAATGGGGCAACCAGATCCGTTCCTACGTGCTGCATCCGTACAAGCTGGTGAAGGACCACCGCACCGGGTACGAGACGAGCGACGCCGAGGGAGTGCTAAACGGCGAGCTTGAGCCGTTCATGGAAGCCTATTTGCAGCTGGAATTAAAAGGGGGTAGGGGGTAG
- a CDS encoding NAD-dependent epimerase/dehydratase family protein, whose product MRYKRALVTGGAGCIGSHLSDALIRRRIKTYVIDDLSLGRRDNLNPNATFFRLSVESPKVSALIEKLKPDVVFHMAAQIDVRVSVREPIRDARVNVIGGLRVLEGCVRAKAKRLVFSSSGGAIYHGLKVIPTPENVPSLPRSPYGVSKLAFELYLHSVCHTHGLPYVALRYANVYGPRQGARGEAGVVSVFARQMLAGKTPVVYGDGKQSRDFVYVDDVVRANLLAMKPSAHGVFNIATGRETSVNGIVRLLRRETGYRGKIGSGPEVRGEERRSVLDASLAKRVLGWEPAVGLEEGLAKTVAWMRTHLKSQA is encoded by the coding sequence ATGAGATACAAACGCGCGCTCGTCACCGGAGGCGCCGGGTGCATCGGGTCGCACCTCTCGGACGCCCTCATCCGACGCCGCATCAAGACGTACGTCATCGACGACCTCTCCCTCGGGCGGCGGGACAACCTGAACCCGAACGCGACCTTCTTCAGGCTCTCCGTCGAGAGCCCGAAGGTTTCCGCGCTCATCGAGAAGCTCAAGCCCGACGTCGTGTTCCACATGGCCGCGCAGATCGACGTGCGGGTGTCGGTGCGCGAGCCGATCCGCGATGCGCGCGTGAACGTGATCGGCGGGTTGCGGGTGCTGGAGGGGTGCGTGCGCGCCAAGGCGAAGAGGCTCGTCTTCTCCTCTTCGGGCGGCGCCATCTATCACGGGCTCAAGGTCATCCCGACCCCCGAGAACGTCCCGAGCCTGCCGCGTTCCCCCTACGGGGTTTCCAAGCTCGCGTTCGAGCTCTACCTGCACAGCGTGTGCCATACGCATGGGTTGCCGTACGTGGCGCTGCGGTACGCCAACGTCTATGGTCCCAGGCAAGGCGCGCGAGGCGAAGCGGGGGTGGTGAGCGTGTTCGCGCGCCAGATGCTCGCCGGGAAGACGCCGGTCGTGTACGGCGACGGCAAGCAGAGCCGGGATTTCGTGTACGTCGATGACGTCGTCAGGGCGAACCTTCTCGCGATGAAGCCGTCCGCGCACGGGGTATTCAACATCGCGACCGGCCGCGAGACGTCGGTGAACGGGATCGTCCGGCTGCTGCGGCGCGAAACGGGTTATCGCGGGAAGATCGGTTCGGGCCCGGAGGTCCGCGGCGAGGAACGCCGGAGCGTGCTCGACGCGTCGCTCGCCAAACGGGTCCTCGGATGGGAACCGGCCGTCGGCCTCGAGGAGGGGCTCGCGAAGACGGTGGCATGGATGAGGACGCATCTGAAATCTCAAGCATGA
- a CDS encoding co-chaperone GroES, with product MNLRPLSDHLIVKASSKEETSASGIIIPDTVDKERPERGEVIAAGPGKLLENGSRAAMEVRAGDKVVFKKYAPDEVKVGKDEYLVIKADDVMAVIE from the coding sequence ATGAACCTCCGTCCGCTCAGCGACCACCTCATCGTGAAAGCCTCCTCCAAGGAGGAGACTTCCGCCTCCGGCATCATCATTCCCGACACCGTGGACAAGGAACGCCCGGAACGGGGCGAAGTGATCGCCGCGGGCCCCGGCAAGCTGCTCGAGAACGGGTCGCGCGCCGCCATGGAGGTGAGGGCGGGCGACAAGGTGGTGTTCAAGAAGTACGCGCCGGACGAGGTGAAGGTCGGCAAGGACGAGTACCTCGTCATCAAGGCCGACGACGTGATGGCGGTGATCGAATAA
- the rsmA gene encoding ribosomal RNA small subunit methyltransferase A, with amino-acid sequence MLPRAKKSFGQNFLQDASVLRKIVSAAGIVLGEAVLEIGPGTGVLTQALVDAGAKVTAIEADHDLIPGLRERFGDRITLVEGDALKFDLRTDPTMPPLSKGRVAEASYLPLGKGEHEGVVGGAFKLVANIPYHITSPILERFLAHEPRPSRMVLMVQKEVADRITAKPGDMGLLSVVCQLYADVRKVTNVPRGAFRPIPKVDSAVVRLDLRTDPAMPPLSKGRVAETSYLPLGKGEHEGVAPREKVIRLAKAGFSHPRKQLHGNLVAAGYGTTGQVKEMLSKAGLDPKARAETLAVDEWVSLARALDVV; translated from the coding sequence ATGCTTCCTCGCGCCAAGAAATCATTCGGACAGAACTTCCTCCAGGACGCCTCCGTCCTGCGGAAGATCGTTTCGGCTGCCGGGATCGTCCTGGGCGAGGCCGTGCTCGAAATCGGCCCCGGCACCGGCGTGCTCACGCAGGCCCTTGTCGACGCCGGCGCCAAGGTGACCGCCATCGAAGCGGATCACGACCTGATTCCGGGACTCCGTGAACGGTTCGGTGACCGCATCACGCTCGTGGAAGGCGACGCTCTCAAGTTCGACCTGCGCACAGACCCCACCATGCCTCCCCTTTCCAAGGGGAGGGTAGCGGAAGCGAGCTATCTCCCCCTTGGAAAGGGGGAGCATGAGGGGGTCGTGGGTGGAGCTTTCAAGCTCGTCGCCAACATCCCCTACCACATCACCTCGCCCATCCTCGAGCGGTTTTTGGCACACGAGCCGCGGCCGTCGCGAATGGTGCTCATGGTCCAGAAGGAGGTGGCCGACCGCATCACGGCCAAGCCGGGAGACATGGGGCTCTTGTCCGTCGTCTGTCAGCTGTACGCCGACGTCCGAAAGGTGACGAACGTGCCCCGCGGGGCGTTCCGGCCGATTCCGAAGGTGGATTCGGCGGTGGTGAGGCTCGACCTGCGCACAGACCCCGCCATGCCTCCCCTTTCCAAGGGGAGGGTAGCGGAAACGAGCTATCTCCCCCTTGGAAAGGGGGAGCATGAGGGGGTCGCGCCGAGGGAGAAGGTGATACGCCTCGCGAAAGCCGGTTTCTCCCATCCGCGCAAGCAATTGCACGGGAATCTGGTCGCGGCAGGGTATGGGACGACCGGACAAGTGAAGGAAATGCTGTCGAAGGCCGGGCTCGATCCGAAGGCTCGAGCCGAGACGCTCGCTGTGGATGAATGGGTTTCGCTCGCTCGGGCGCTTGATGTGGTATAA
- the groL gene encoding chaperonin GroEL yields the protein MAKQIIFNEEARAALKRGVDKLANAVKVTLGPKGRNVVLDRGFGAPMVTKDGVTVAKEIDLEDKAENLGAELVKEVASKTNDVAGDGTTTATVLAQAIIAEGLKNIAAGTDANGIRRGVEKATEAVVAEIKKLAKPIAGDSIEKVASISANDAEIGKMIAEAMKKVGENGVITVEESQSFGVEVDVVEGMQFDRGYVSPYMITNADRMEADFRDAHILITDKKISSVQDVLPLLEKVAQSGKKEIVIIAEDVDGEAITTLVVNKLRGTFMALAIKAPGFGDRRKAMLEDIAILTGGKLISDELGIKLETATLADLGHASKVVSTKENTTIVGGAGDKKAIEDRIAAIRAQIKQTESDFDKEKLLERAAKLSGGVAVIKVGAATETEMKEKKHRIEDAVSATRAAVEEGIVPGGGIALMIAGMRTAFNLLPHYFKPVASDTDPIQSIKRNAEGTGVLTLLAALVAPLKIIAENAGQNGEVVFARIQKEQEQFKNENIGYNAAKDEYEDMIAAGIIDPAKVTRSALQNAASAAIMVITTECAVVEIPKEEKSSGGHGGHGGGMGDMY from the coding sequence ATGGCAAAGCAGATCATCTTCAACGAGGAGGCGCGCGCGGCGCTCAAGCGCGGCGTGGACAAGCTCGCGAACGCGGTCAAGGTGACTTTGGGGCCTAAGGGTCGTAACGTGGTGCTTGATCGCGGTTTTGGCGCGCCGATGGTCACTAAGGACGGAGTGACGGTGGCCAAGGAGATCGACCTTGAGGACAAGGCCGAGAATTTGGGCGCGGAACTGGTCAAAGAGGTGGCAAGCAAGACCAACGATGTGGCCGGCGACGGCACGACGACGGCGACGGTGCTTGCACAGGCAATTATCGCTGAGGGTTTGAAAAATATTGCTGCCGGAACTGATGCAAATGGTATTCGACGTGGGGTAGAAAAAGCGACTGAGGCAGTTGTTGCAGAAATTAAGAAACTGGCAAAACCGATTGCAGGTGACTCGATTGAAAAGGTGGCCAGCATTTCAGCGAACGATGCCGAGATCGGCAAGATGATTGCCGAGGCTATGAAGAAAGTAGGGGAGAATGGTGTGATTACTGTCGAGGAATCACAGTCGTTTGGCGTAGAAGTTGATGTTGTCGAAGGGATGCAGTTCGACCGTGGGTATGTCAGCCCCTACATGATTACCAACGCGGATCGTATGGAGGCTGATTTCCGCGACGCACACATTCTTATCACTGATAAAAAGATTTCTTCGGTACAGGACGTCCTTCCTTTGCTTGAAAAAGTTGCTCAGTCTGGCAAAAAGGAGATTGTCATCATTGCTGAAGATGTGGATGGGGAGGCAATAACGACTCTTGTTGTAAACAAATTGCGCGGTACGTTCATGGCCCTTGCGATTAAAGCACCTGGGTTCGGTGATCGCCGCAAGGCCATGCTCGAGGACATTGCAATTTTGACTGGCGGCAAGCTCATTTCTGATGAACTCGGGATAAAACTTGAAACAGCAACACTTGCAGACCTCGGTCATGCGTCCAAGGTGGTGTCGACTAAGGAAAATACCACCATTGTTGGTGGTGCGGGAGATAAAAAAGCGATTGAGGATCGTATCGCGGCCATCCGCGCTCAGATTAAGCAGACAGAATCGGATTTCGACAAAGAAAAATTGCTTGAACGTGCAGCAAAACTGTCGGGTGGCGTTGCCGTTATCAAGGTTGGTGCAGCGACCGAGACCGAGATGAAAGAAAAAAAACATCGAATTGAGGATGCTGTGTCCGCGACCAGAGCGGCCGTAGAAGAAGGCATCGTTCCTGGTGGTGGCATTGCTCTGATGATTGCGGGGATGCGCACCGCTTTCAATCTACTGCCGCACTACTTTAAACCGGTGGCATCAGACACAGATCCCATACAATCGATTAAACGAAATGCGGAAGGGACCGGTGTCTTGACTCTGCTCGCTGCTTTGGTGGCTCCATTGAAAATCATTGCAGAAAATGCCGGGCAAAACGGTGAAGTCGTTTTTGCACGAATTCAAAAAGAACAGGAACAGTTCAAAAATGAGAATATCGGTTATAACGCGGCAAAGGACGAGTACGAAGACATGATTGCTGCCGGCATTATTGATCCAGCTAAGGTCACACGTTCGGCACTTCAGAATGCCGCTTCGGCTGCCATCATGGTAATCACCACCGAATGCGCGGTCGTCGAGATTCCCAAGGAAGAGAAATCGTCCGGCGGCCATGGGGGCCATGGAGGCGGGATGGGAGACATGTACTAG
- a CDS encoding O-antigen ligase domain-containing protein — protein MPMTRERLGRFALLLALVLLPWQTRWIVVSGKMDGLPWEYGTVSLYAAELLVLASAALYGRLRLGDRSRFAIPLSWILLACAFSSVFTPIPAVALGATFHAAMAALLFLLLLDERTDATQALTAFVVGLIPAALLGWDQVIAGSSFPQKWLGLAGHDAATLGQSVVESAAGERTLRAYGPFPHPNVFGGFLAVGLWALAVLASRLRDHARRHHLALPAMLLAATLVITFSRGAWLAAALSLGFVVAALMWHGRLRAHAGLPLIWASLLALVITMLVFHTQLFTRFTPGARLEARSLAERSASYREAPEAFAISPVTGVGPSLYTLALSTFRPGAPAYEYQPVHNAFLLYLVEVGLVGLFASLPFLRRGWKAVNGIHVRSERVFALSGTVLLITLGLFDHYLWSLWAGLSLAAVAGASVVRGKG, from the coding sequence ATGCCTATGACGCGTGAACGCCTCGGGCGCTTCGCCCTCCTGCTCGCCCTCGTGCTGCTTCCTTGGCAGACGCGTTGGATCGTCGTATCCGGAAAGATGGACGGTCTCCCCTGGGAGTACGGCACCGTCTCCCTCTACGCCGCGGAGCTGCTCGTGCTCGCCTCCGCCGCGCTCTACGGCCGTCTTCGGCTCGGCGACAGGTCGCGATTCGCGATCCCGCTCTCGTGGATCCTCCTCGCCTGCGCGTTCTCGTCCGTCTTCACGCCCATCCCCGCGGTCGCGCTAGGCGCCACCTTCCATGCCGCCATGGCCGCGCTCCTGTTCCTGCTCCTGCTCGACGAACGCACGGACGCGACGCAGGCGCTCACGGCATTCGTCGTCGGGCTCATCCCCGCGGCGTTGCTCGGCTGGGACCAGGTCATTGCCGGCTCGTCATTCCCGCAGAAATGGCTCGGGCTTGCCGGTCATGATGCCGCGACGCTCGGGCAGTCGGTCGTCGAGTCGGCGGCAGGGGAGCGCACGCTGCGCGCCTACGGCCCGTTCCCGCATCCGAACGTGTTCGGTGGATTTTTGGCTGTCGGGCTTTGGGCCCTGGCCGTCCTCGCGTCGCGTTTGCGCGACCACGCGCGCCGACACCATCTCGCGTTGCCCGCCATGCTCCTCGCCGCGACGCTCGTCATCACCTTCTCACGCGGTGCCTGGCTTGCCGCGGCGCTTTCGCTCGGGTTCGTGGTCGCGGCGCTCATGTGGCACGGCCGCCTTCGCGCGCACGCCGGGCTGCCGCTCATCTGGGCATCGCTGCTGGCGCTCGTCATCACCATGCTCGTGTTCCACACCCAGCTTTTTACGCGCTTCACTCCCGGCGCGCGCCTCGAGGCCCGTTCGCTCGCCGAGCGTTCGGCTTCGTACCGAGAGGCTCCCGAGGCCTTTGCGATCAGCCCGGTCACCGGAGTGGGCCCGTCGCTCTACACCCTCGCGCTTTCCACGTTCCGACCCGGCGCGCCGGCGTACGAATATCAGCCGGTCCATAACGCATTCCTCTTGTATCTCGTCGAGGTGGGCCTCGTAGGATTGTTCGCCTCCCTTCCGTTCTTGCGTCGCGGATGGAAGGCGGTGAACGGAATCCACGTCCGCTCCGAACGCGTCTTTGCCCTCTCCGGAACCGTCTTGCTCATCACCCTTGGCCTGTTCGACCATTACCTGTGGAGCCTCTGGGCCGGGCTGTCGCTCGCCGCCGTGGCGGGCGCCTCGGTCGTACGGGGGAAAGGTTGA
- a CDS encoding YidC/Oxa1 family membrane protein insertase: MGGLLHAVLYQPLYNLLIGLYDIIPGHDMGLAIIALTILVKLVFWPLNHSSLLSQKALQELQPKIDALKAAHGADKDAFGKAVIALYASEKVNPLSSCLPVLVQLPVLFALYAVLQSGLTTEGFSNLYSFVPNPGGINETFLGILDLTKKNVPLALVTGLATFAQMRMLTATRVKKPVPEGAKDEDMLAAMNKSMQYTMPVMTAVIGAGLPAGLLLYWITNTLVSIGQQMVAFRKKKPAAVEVIG, translated from the coding sequence ATGGGAGGTCTCTTGCACGCCGTCCTTTATCAGCCGCTCTACAACCTGTTGATCGGGCTGTACGACATCATTCCCGGGCACGACATGGGGCTCGCGATTATCGCGCTCACCATCCTCGTGAAGCTCGTGTTCTGGCCGCTCAACCACTCCTCCCTGTTGTCCCAGAAAGCGCTGCAGGAGTTGCAGCCCAAGATCGACGCGCTCAAGGCGGCTCACGGGGCCGATAAGGACGCGTTCGGCAAGGCGGTGATCGCGTTGTACGCGAGCGAGAAGGTGAACCCGCTTTCCTCCTGCCTGCCGGTGCTCGTGCAGCTGCCGGTGCTGTTCGCCCTGTATGCCGTGCTCCAGTCCGGCCTCACGACCGAAGGGTTCTCAAACCTGTACTCCTTCGTGCCCAATCCAGGGGGAATCAACGAGACCTTCCTCGGCATCCTCGACCTTACCAAGAAGAACGTCCCGCTCGCGCTCGTCACCGGACTCGCCACCTTCGCCCAGATGCGGATGCTCACGGCGACCCGAGTCAAGAAGCCCGTGCCGGAAGGGGCCAAGGACGAGGACATGCTGGCGGCCATGAACAAGTCCATGCAGTACACCATGCCGGTGATGACCGCCGTGATCGGCGCCGGGTTGCCGGCCGGATTGCTCCTGTACTGGATCACGAACACGCTGGTGTCGATCGGACAGCAGATGGTCGCGTTCCGGAAGAAGAAACCAGCCGCAGTGGAGGTCATCGGATGA
- the nusA gene encoding transcription termination/antitermination protein NusA — protein sequence MPSPIEQAIRQICEEKGLAYEAVIDAIQSALAAAYRKDFGDKNMNVEAEFSPETGETRVFDVKTVVEDVDPEELERAELERKARIEALTERIREARARGEVISSVSIDEEGLPRFNPKTDIMISEARVLKMGAQVGDVLRTEMPMAGEFGRMAAMTAKQVITQKLREAEREIVFSEFKEHEGKVIVGTVQRREGRIVLVDIGRTTGVLRPEDQVSSERYNSGERIKVFVKQVSLTTRGPEILLSRASEELVRKLFEVEIPEVGEGTVKINAIAREAGSRSKVAVSSGDDAVDPIGACIGQRGTRIQTVISELGGEKVDIVEWNADPIRFIPHSLSPAKVKGVDLNEGSKTATVHVDADQLSLAIGRGGQNVRLASRLTGWKINIVEAGKPAPEVVAEAALETATVEPVVEPTDSPLPTTNS from the coding sequence ATGCCTTCTCCCATCGAACAAGCCATCCGTCAGATCTGCGAGGAAAAAGGGCTCGCGTACGAGGCGGTCATCGACGCGATCCAGTCCGCGCTCGCGGCCGCGTACCGCAAGGACTTCGGCGACAAGAACATGAACGTCGAGGCGGAATTCTCCCCCGAGACCGGCGAGACGCGGGTGTTCGACGTGAAGACCGTGGTCGAGGACGTGGACCCGGAGGAGCTCGAGCGCGCGGAGCTCGAGCGCAAGGCGCGCATCGAGGCGCTCACCGAGCGCATCCGCGAGGCGCGCGCCCGCGGCGAGGTCATCTCTTCGGTGAGCATCGACGAGGAGGGCCTGCCGCGCTTCAACCCCAAGACCGACATCATGATCTCCGAGGCCCGCGTGCTCAAGATGGGCGCGCAGGTCGGCGACGTCCTGCGCACCGAGATGCCCATGGCCGGGGAGTTCGGCCGCATGGCGGCCATGACCGCCAAGCAGGTCATCACCCAGAAGCTGCGCGAGGCCGAGCGCGAGATCGTGTTCAGCGAGTTCAAGGAGCATGAGGGGAAGGTGATCGTGGGCACCGTGCAGCGCCGCGAAGGACGCATCGTGCTGGTGGACATCGGCCGCACCACGGGCGTGCTGCGCCCGGAGGACCAGGTCTCGAGCGAGCGGTACAATTCGGGCGAACGCATCAAGGTGTTCGTGAAGCAGGTCTCCCTTACCACGCGCGGCCCCGAGATCCTGCTCTCCCGCGCGTCGGAGGAGCTCGTGCGCAAGCTGTTCGAGGTGGAGATCCCGGAGGTAGGGGAAGGGACGGTGAAGATCAACGCCATCGCGCGCGAGGCCGGCAGCCGCTCCAAGGTGGCGGTGTCGAGCGGCGACGACGCGGTAGACCCGATCGGCGCGTGCATCGGCCAGCGCGGCACCCGCATCCAGACCGTCATCTCGGAGCTGGGCGGGGAAAAGGTGGATATCGTCGAATGGAACGCCGACCCGATCAGGTTCATCCCCCATTCCCTCTCGCCGGCGAAGGTAAAAGGGGTCGACCTCAACGAGGGGTCGAAGACGGCCACCGTGCACGTGGACGCCGACCAGCTCTCCCTCGCGATCGGCCGCGGCGGACAGAACGTGCGCCTCGCCTCCCGCCTCACGGGTTGGAAGATCAACATCGTAGAAGCTGGGAAGCCGGCCCCCGAAGTCGTGGCCGAGGCCGCGTTGGAAACGGCGACCGTTGAACCGGTCGTCGAGCCTACCGACTCCCCACTCCCGACGACTAACTCCTGA
- a CDS encoding YraN family protein, with the protein MDPRRQLGNAGERAAERFLRAKGLAMVARQARTPFGEIDLVCEDGPELVFVEVKTRRSARFGAPEEAITRKKFLTMRLSAEAYVSAKALEARPWRLDVIAIDPSGAITHFPSIDSPGAG; encoded by the coding sequence ATGGATCCTCGAAGGCAGCTGGGCAACGCGGGGGAGCGTGCGGCGGAACGGTTCCTGCGCGCAAAGGGCCTCGCCATGGTCGCGCGCCAGGCGCGCACGCCGTTCGGGGAGATCGACCTCGTGTGCGAGGACGGGCCGGAGCTCGTGTTCGTGGAAGTGAAGACCAGGCGCAGCGCGAGGTTCGGCGCGCCGGAGGAAGCTATCACCCGCAAGAAGTTCCTGACCATGCGCTTGAGCGCTGAGGCGTACGTCTCGGCGAAGGCCTTGGAGGCCAGGCCGTGGCGGCTCGACGTGATCGCGATCGACCCGAGCGGGGCCATCACCCATTTTCCGTCGATTGACAGTCCGGGCGCAGGGTGA